One window from the genome of Cryptomeria japonica chromosome 6, Sugi_1.0, whole genome shotgun sequence encodes:
- the LOC131063503 gene encoding lachrymatory-factor synthase: MESFKWQGCAEMAMAAPLERVWEIASDFCGMKKWYPALLVCERVEGTPEQGPGCVRYICSASSSSSSGDGILRAKEKLISMDCINHSYTYSVIDINIEGFQGYQSTFQVTESEEGSCAVKWNFEVEPIPGRSESEFVSKWSSVLTTILNTLQDLASSP; the protein is encoded by the coding sequence ATGGAAAGCTTCAAATGGCAGGGTTGTGCAGAAATGGCAATGGCGGCGCCGCTGGAGCGCGTGTGGGAAATTGCGAGCGATTTCTGCGGAATGAAGAAATGGTACCCTGCCCTCCTCGTCTGCGAAAGAGTGGAAGGGACGCCCGAACAGGGTCCCGGCTGCGTGCGCTACATTTGCAGCGCATCATCATCGTCCTCCTCAGGTGATGGAATTTTGAGGGCCAAGGAAAAGCTCATTTCCATGGACTGTATTAACCATTCCTACACTTACTCTGTCATCGATATCAACATCGAGGGTTTCCAAGGTTATCAATCCACATTTCAGGTAACGGAGAGTGAAGAGGGATCGTGTGCCGTAAAATGGAATTTCGAGGTGGAACCGATTCCTGGCCGTTCTGAATCGGAGTTTGTGAGCAAGTGGAGCTCTGTGTTGACCACCATTCTCAATACGCTTCAAGACCTTGCTTCTTCGCCCTAA